In Primulina huaijiensis isolate GDHJ02 chromosome 16, ASM1229523v2, whole genome shotgun sequence, a single genomic region encodes these proteins:
- the LOC140961344 gene encoding protein BRASSINAZOLE-RESISTANT 1-like: MMWEAGGSISSSSAVGNADGGGGGGDGSGRRKPSWRERENNRRRERRRRAIAAKIYSGLRAQGNYDLPKHCDNNEVLKALCAEAGWIVEPDGSTYRKGCKPCPMEIGGISANITPSSSRNPSPPSSYFASPIPSYQPSPSSSLCPSPTRQTAIAPFHPFAFLLNSLPTSLPPVRISNSAPVTPPLSSPTRIPQNTFNLETRAKESMSAFNIPCFAASAPASPTRTQRFKPECAIPECDESDTSTVDSGQWMNFQAYANATNLVPTSPTFNLVKPVAQRVPSKGATSNEGKCPEFDFENMAVKPWEGERIHEVGMDDLELTLGNGNTRI, encoded by the exons atgatgtgGGAAGCTGGAGGATCGATATCTTCATCATCAGCAGTTGGAAATGCCGACGGCGGCGGCGGAGGAGGGGACGGGTCGGGCAGGAGGAAGCCTTCTTGGAGAGAAAGGGAGAACAACAGGCGGAGAGAGAGGAGGAGGAGGGCAATTGCGGCCAAGATTTATTCAGGGTTAAGGGCACAGGGGAACTACGATTTGCCTAAGCACTGCGACAATAATGAAGTATTGAAAGCGCTTTGTGCCGAGGCTGGTTGGATCGTTGAGCCAGATGGGTCTACTTATCGAAAG GGATGCAAGCCATGTCCAATGGAAATAGGAGGCATTTCAGCCAACATTACCCCGAGTTCGTCCAGGAATCCTAGCCCACCATCTTCATATTTTGCGAGCCCTATTCCTTCGTATCAACCGAGCCCATCTTCCTCTCTGTGCCCAAGCCCTACTCGTCAAACCGCCATTGCTCCATTTCACCCATTCGCTTTCCTTCTTAACTCACTCCCAACGTCTCTTCCTCCTGTCCGGATATCAAACAGTGCCCCTGTTACTCCACCTTTATCATCCCCCACACGAATCCCCCAAAACACTTTCAATTTAGAGACTCGTGCCAAGGAATCCATGTCTGCCTTTAATATCCCTTGTTTTGCAGCTTCGGCCCCAGCTAGTCCAACTCGTACACAGCGTTTCAAACCAGAGTGTGCTATACCCGAATGTGACGAATCTGACACATCCACTGTTGATTCGGGGCAATGGATGAACTTTCAAGCCTATGCAAATGCAACCAACTTGGTTCCAACATCTCCAACTTTTAATCTGGTGAAACCTGTTGCTCAACGTGTTCCATCCAAGGGTGCTACCTCAAATGAGGGAAAGTGTCCTGAATTCGACTTTGAGAATATGGCTGTTAAGCCATGGGAAGGGGAGAGGATTCATGAGGTGGGGATGGATGATCTTGAGCTCACACTAGGCAATGGGAATACTCGAATTTGA
- the LOC140961227 gene encoding lysophospholipid acyltransferase LPEAT1-like isoform X3 — protein MKSKLKTPTSKSVERRSDHNIPVDDGNPLLEPDPEILLPQTQAFDIEELKKMSAAFVRYDVYGTLGRGKLPWPEKILLAVGLAFLVPTRVAMGMSILVLYYVICRLCTAFFYPNREDDREDYAQIRGWQREVIVRSGRFLSRLLLLVFGFYSIRETSLSKDVVGQLNNEPASMDQYEELERPGAIVSNHISYIDILYHMSSSFPSFVAKRSVAELPLVGLISKCLGCVYVHRGLKSSDFKGVSGIVNERILEAHQDKSAPHMMLFPEGTTTNGDYLLKFKTGAFLAKTQVLPVILRYPYQRFSAAWDSISGMRHLILLLCQFVNYIEVTKLPVYHPSEQERKDPKLYAEHVRQLMALKGNLILSDVGLAEKRVYLTALDGNLSMRNVLQQKDD, from the exons ATGAAATCCAAGCTCAAAACCCCGACTTCAAAATCTGTAGAACGGCGATCGGACCACAACATACCAGTCGATGACGGCAACCCGCTCCTCGAACCCGACCCGGAAATCCTTTTACCCCAAACCCAAGCCTTTGACATAGAAGAGCTCAAGAAAATGTCTGCCGCATTTGTTCGGTACGACGTGTATGGGACACTGGGCAGGGGGAAGTTGCCTTGGCCGGAAAAGATTTTACTTGCTGTGGGTCTGGCTTTTTTGGTACCTACGAGAGTGGCGATGGGAATGAGTATTTTAGTCCTTTATTACGTTATTTGTAGGCTTTGCACGGCGTTTTTCTATCCTAACAGGGAGGATGACCGGGAAGATTACGCTCAGATTAGGGGCTGGCAGAGGGAGGTGATTGTGCGGAGCGGCAGGTTTCTGTCCAGGCTTTTGCTGTTAGTTTTCGGGTTTTATTCCATTCGGGAGACCAGTCTGAGCAAAGACGTTGTTGGGCAGTTGAATAATGAG CCCGCCTCTATGGATCAATATGAAGAGTTGGAAAGACCTGGTGCTATTGTGtcgaatcatatatcatatatagaTATTTTGTACCACATGTCTTCCTCTTTCCCAAGCTTCGTTGCCAAG AGATCAGTGGCTGAGCTTCCTCTTGTTGGTCTCATAAG CAAATGTCTTGGTTGTGTCTACGTTCATCGGGGGTTAAAATCTTCAGACTTTAAGGGTGTCTCAG GTATTGTTAACGAAAGAATTCTGGAAGCTCATCAAGATAAGTCTGCTCCACATATGATGCTTTTCCCAG AAGGCACAACCACGAACGGAGACTACCTTCTTAAATTCAAAACCGGTGCATTTTTGGCGAAAACACAGGTTCTTCCTGTCATTCTGAGATATCCCTACCAGAGGTTTAGTGCTGCATGGGATTCTATTTCCGGG ATGCGCCACTTAATTCTTCTACTTTGCCAGTTTGTAAATTATATCGAAGTGACCAAGTTGCCAGTTTATCACCCATCAGAACAGGAAAGGAAAGACCCGAAGCTCTATGCTGAACATGTGAGACAGCTAATGGCTCTCAAG GGTAATTTGATTCTTTCAGATGTTGGACTGGCAGAAAAACGAGTTTATCTTACAGCTCTCGATGGTAATCTTAGCATGCGTAATGTTTTGCAGCAGAAAGATGATTGA
- the LOC140961226 gene encoding anthocyanidin 3-O-glucosyltransferase 5-like: protein MKPHVSFLPSPGMGHIIPLFQLAKCLVFNHGFQVSFFVITTQSSAAQDQFTRSAAELSPDLNIISLPETDVSGIIFEDMRILTQICVITRESIKSLKPMLIELNPTPVALIIDIFTTDAMEICEELSIPVYSFFTASTPLLALSLYLPTLDFEVEGEFVDLPAPVEIPGCKPMRTEDLLDQLKDRKNDEYKWYLLNVSRLPYAAGILVNTWENLDVQRIAALKQNSFFRSIPTPPVFPIGPLIKEEETLKEKDAEILAWLDNQPCESVLFVALGSGGTLSSKQLIELAWGLEMSKQKFILVVRKPTDANASGTYFTVGSDEDDPSAYLPDGFLEKTSGVGVVVPSWVPQLAVLRHRSTGAFLSHCGWNSALESLVQGVPMIAWPMYAEQRMNSTMLVEEIGVAVKAAAEIGEVVVGRKEIETTVREVMQGEKGKMLRSRAAELKRSANEALDGGGSSYLSLSLLVDIWKSYLKK from the coding sequence ATGAAACCCCACGTGTCATTCCTCCCCAGTCCCGGCATGGGACACATCATTCCACTCTTCCAGCTCGCAAAATGCCTCGTTTTCAATCATGGTTTCCAAGTCAGCTTCTTTGTGATCACCACACAGTCCTCCGCTGCGCAGGATCAATTCACACGCTCCGCCGCGGAACTCTCACCGGATCTCAATATCATCAGCCTCCCAGAAACAGACGTTTCCGGTATTATTTTTGAAGACATGAGGATCCTCACCCAAATATGCGTTATCACTAGGGAATCCATCAAATCACTTAAACCCATGTTAATCGAGCTCAATCCCACCCCGGTGGCTTTGATAATCGACATTTTTACCACCGACGCCATGGAAATTTGTGAAGAGCTCTCGATTCCCGTTTACTCATTTTTCACTGCCTCAACCCCTCTGCTAGCCCTTTCACTCTATCTCCCGACGCTAGACTTCGAAGTGGAGGGCGAATTTGTCGATCTTCCGGCTCCTGTTGAAATCCCCGGTTGTAAACCCATGCGCACGGAGGACCTTCTAGAtcaactcaaggatagaaagaaTGACGAGTACAAGTGGTACTTGCTCAATGTAAGCCGGTTGCCATATGCCGCCGGGATCTTGGTGAATACATGGGAGAATCTTGATGTTCAGCGTATCGCAGCGCTGAAACAAAATTCTTTCTTCAGAAGCATACCCACTCCACCCGTTTTCCCAATCGGTCCATTAATAAAAGAGGAGGAaactttaaaagaaaaagacgCTGAAATTCTTGCATGGCTGGATAATCAGCCCTGTGAATCTGTATTGTTCGTGGCTCTTGGAAGTGGAGGAACTTTGTCGAGCAAACAGCTGATTGAACTGGCCTGGGGTTTGGAAATGAGCAAACAAAAGTTCATTCTCGTGGTGCGTAAGCCAACCGATGCCAACGCCTCCGGTACATATTTCACAGTCGGAAGCGACGAGGATGACCCGTCGGCGTACTTGCCGGACGGGTTTCTTGAGAAGACCAGTGGGGTCGGAGTTGTCGTCCCTTCCTGGGTGCCGCAGCTCGCTGTTCTCCGCCACCGGTCAACCGGAGCATTTTTGTCTCATTGTGGTTGGAATTCTGCCTTGGAGAGCTTAGTTCAAGGCGTTCCGATGATTGCATGGCCAATGTATGCGGAGCAGAGAATGAACTCCACCATGCTCGTTGAGGAAATAGGGGTGGCGGTGAAGGCTGCGGCGGAGATAGGGGAGGTAGTCGTGGGTAGAAAGGAGATTGAGACTACTGTTAGGGAAGTAATGCAGGGGGAAAAGGGGAAGATGTTGAGAAGCAGAGCGGCGGAACTGAAACGAAGTGCAAATGAGGCGTTGGACGGCGGTGGCTCCTCGTATCTTTCACTTTCTCTACTTGTCGATATTTGGAAATcttatcttaaaaaataa
- the LOC140961227 gene encoding lysophospholipid acyltransferase LPEAT1-like isoform X1 produces the protein MKSKLKTPTSKSVERRSDHNIPVDDGNPLLEPDPEILLPQTQAFDIEELKKMSAAFVRYDVYGTLGRGKLPWPEKILLAVGLAFLVPTRVAMGMSILVLYYVICRLCTAFFYPNREDDREDYAQIRGWQREVIVRSGRFLSRLLLLVFGFYSIRETSLSKDVVGQLNNEPASMDQYEELERPGAIVSNHISYIDILYHMSSSFPSFVAKRSVAELPLVGLISKCLGCVYVHRGLKSSDFKGVSGIVNERILEAHQDKSAPHMMLFPGYVFNGRLIAQVVWFFPRFCAVCSNYSIFHPFIIYIIAFFQMDIKSVIILFLCFFCFFASFGLSAEGTTTNGDYLLKFKTGAFLAKTQVLPVILRYPYQRFSAAWDSISGMRHLILLLCQFVNYIEVTKLPVYHPSEQERKDPKLYAEHVRQLMALKGNLILSDVGLAEKRVYLTALDGNLSMRNVLQQKDD, from the exons ATGAAATCCAAGCTCAAAACCCCGACTTCAAAATCTGTAGAACGGCGATCGGACCACAACATACCAGTCGATGACGGCAACCCGCTCCTCGAACCCGACCCGGAAATCCTTTTACCCCAAACCCAAGCCTTTGACATAGAAGAGCTCAAGAAAATGTCTGCCGCATTTGTTCGGTACGACGTGTATGGGACACTGGGCAGGGGGAAGTTGCCTTGGCCGGAAAAGATTTTACTTGCTGTGGGTCTGGCTTTTTTGGTACCTACGAGAGTGGCGATGGGAATGAGTATTTTAGTCCTTTATTACGTTATTTGTAGGCTTTGCACGGCGTTTTTCTATCCTAACAGGGAGGATGACCGGGAAGATTACGCTCAGATTAGGGGCTGGCAGAGGGAGGTGATTGTGCGGAGCGGCAGGTTTCTGTCCAGGCTTTTGCTGTTAGTTTTCGGGTTTTATTCCATTCGGGAGACCAGTCTGAGCAAAGACGTTGTTGGGCAGTTGAATAATGAG CCCGCCTCTATGGATCAATATGAAGAGTTGGAAAGACCTGGTGCTATTGTGtcgaatcatatatcatatatagaTATTTTGTACCACATGTCTTCCTCTTTCCCAAGCTTCGTTGCCAAG AGATCAGTGGCTGAGCTTCCTCTTGTTGGTCTCATAAG CAAATGTCTTGGTTGTGTCTACGTTCATCGGGGGTTAAAATCTTCAGACTTTAAGGGTGTCTCAG GTATTGTTAACGAAAGAATTCTGGAAGCTCATCAAGATAAGTCTGCTCCACATATGATGCTTTTCCCAGGTTATGTTTTTAATGGCAGGCTAATAGCTCAAGTTGTTTGGTTCTTTCCCAGATTTTGTGCTGTATGTTCAAATTATTCTATTTTTCACCCCTTTATAATATACATCATAGCCTTTTTTCAAATGGACATAAAGTCAGTTATAATACTCTTTCTTTGCTTCTTTTGTTTCTTTGCTTCTTTTGGTCTTTCGGCAGAAGGCACAACCACGAACGGAGACTACCTTCTTAAATTCAAAACCGGTGCATTTTTGGCGAAAACACAGGTTCTTCCTGTCATTCTGAGATATCCCTACCAGAGGTTTAGTGCTGCATGGGATTCTATTTCCGGG ATGCGCCACTTAATTCTTCTACTTTGCCAGTTTGTAAATTATATCGAAGTGACCAAGTTGCCAGTTTATCACCCATCAGAACAGGAAAGGAAAGACCCGAAGCTCTATGCTGAACATGTGAGACAGCTAATGGCTCTCAAG GGTAATTTGATTCTTTCAGATGTTGGACTGGCAGAAAAACGAGTTTATCTTACAGCTCTCGATGGTAATCTTAGCATGCGTAATGTTTTGCAGCAGAAAGATGATTGA
- the LOC140961343 gene encoding geranylgeranyl pyrophosphate synthase, chloroplastic-like — protein sequence MRSLNLVDPWVQSCSILKQPLPFGSLIGLVYNPRIVCKPHFFSKSRKFISSLSVSAIVTEQEPKVLTSDEESPFDFKAYGLEKATFVNKALDEAVSVKNPVMIHESMRYSLLAGGKRVRPMLCIAACEVVGGQQSAAVPAACAAEMIHTMSLMHDDLPCMDNDDLRRGKPTNHKVFGEDVAVLAGDSLLAFAFEFLATGTTGVSPDRVLAAIGELAKAIGSEGLVAGQVVDLSCTGNTNVGLDTLEFIHLHKTAALLEASVVLGAILGGGSDFEVEKLRTFARKIGLLFQVVDDILDVTKSSAELGKTAGKDLVADKTTYPKLLGLEKAREFAHKLNEEAKEQLVGFDPYKAAPLVALANYIAFRQN from the exons atgAGATCTTTAAATCTTGTGGATCCATGGGTTCAGTCTTGCTCGATTTTGAAGCAACCATTGCCGTTTGGATCCTTAATTGGCCTCGTTTACAATCCCAGAATCGTTTGCAAGCcccattttttttccaaatcgaGGAAGTTCATTTCTTCTTTAAGCGTGTCCGCCATTGTTACGGAACAGGAACCAAAAGTCTTGACCTCGGATGAGGAATCCCCTTTCGATTTCAAAGCTTACGGTTTAGAGAAAGCCACATTTGTGAACAAAGCTTTAGACGAGGCGGTTTCGGTGAAGAATCCGGTGATGATTCACGAGTCGATGAGGTACTCTTTGTTAGCTGGTGGAAAAAGGGTCCGCCCCATGTTGTGCATCGCCGCCTGTGAGGTGGTCGGTGGCCAGCAGTCCGCCGCTGTGCCCGCTGCCTGCGCGGCGGAGATGATTCACACTATGTCCCTTATGCATGATGATTTGCCGTGTATGGACAATGACGACCTCCGCCGTGGAAAGCCCACTAATCACAAAGTGTTCGGCGAGGATGTGGCGGTTTTGGCCG GCGATTCTTTGCTGGCCTTTGCATTTGAATTTCTCGCCACTGGCACCACCGGGGTGTCCCCGGACAGGGTTTTGGCGGCGATTGGGGAATTGGCGAAGGCGATTGGGTCGGAAGGTCTGGTGGCTGGGCAGGTGGTGGATTTGAGCTGCACAGGGAATACAAATGTAGGATTGGATACTTTAGAGTTCATACACCTACATAAAACTGCTGCATTACTCGAGGCTTCGGTGGTCTTGGGGGCGATTTTGGGCGGAGGGAGTGATTTTGAAGTTGAGAAATTAAGGACGTTTGCTAGGAAAATAGGGCTTCTGTTTCAGGTGGTGGATGATATATTAGATGTTACAAAATCATCAGCTGAACTGGGGAAAACTGCCGGTAAAGATTTGGTGGCGGACAAAACGACGTATCCGAAGTTACTTGGATTGGAAAAGGCTAGGGAGTTTGCTCATAAGTTGAATGAAGAGGCTAAGGAGCAGCTGGTTGGTTTTGATCCCTATAAGGCGGCACCGCTGGTGGCTTTGGCCAATTACATTGCTTTTAGGCAGAACTAG
- the LOC140961227 gene encoding lysophospholipid acyltransferase LPEAT1-like isoform X2 translates to MKSKLKTPTSKSVERRSDHNIPVDDGNPLLEPDPEILLPQTQAFDIEELKKMSAAFVRYDVYGTLGRGKLPWPEKILLAVGLAFLVPTRVAMGMSILVLYYVICRLCTAFFYPNREDDREDYAQIRGWQREVIVRSGRFLSRLLLLVFGFYSIRETSLSKDVVGQLNNEVDYCVLSPASMDQYEELERPGAIVSNHISYIDILYHMSSSFPSFVAKRSVAELPLVGLISKCLGCVYVHRGLKSSDFKGVSGIVNERILEAHQDKSAPHMMLFPEGTTTNGDYLLKFKTGAFLAKTQVLPVILRYPYQRFSAAWDSISGMRHLILLLCQFVNYIEVTKLPVYHPSEQERKDPKLYAEHVRQLMALKGNLILSDVGLAEKRVYLTALDGNLSMRNVLQQKDD, encoded by the exons ATGAAATCCAAGCTCAAAACCCCGACTTCAAAATCTGTAGAACGGCGATCGGACCACAACATACCAGTCGATGACGGCAACCCGCTCCTCGAACCCGACCCGGAAATCCTTTTACCCCAAACCCAAGCCTTTGACATAGAAGAGCTCAAGAAAATGTCTGCCGCATTTGTTCGGTACGACGTGTATGGGACACTGGGCAGGGGGAAGTTGCCTTGGCCGGAAAAGATTTTACTTGCTGTGGGTCTGGCTTTTTTGGTACCTACGAGAGTGGCGATGGGAATGAGTATTTTAGTCCTTTATTACGTTATTTGTAGGCTTTGCACGGCGTTTTTCTATCCTAACAGGGAGGATGACCGGGAAGATTACGCTCAGATTAGGGGCTGGCAGAGGGAGGTGATTGTGCGGAGCGGCAGGTTTCTGTCCAGGCTTTTGCTGTTAGTTTTCGGGTTTTATTCCATTCGGGAGACCAGTCTGAGCAAAGACGTTGTTGGGCAGTTGAATAATGAGGTTGATTATTGTGTTCTTTCG CCCGCCTCTATGGATCAATATGAAGAGTTGGAAAGACCTGGTGCTATTGTGtcgaatcatatatcatatatagaTATTTTGTACCACATGTCTTCCTCTTTCCCAAGCTTCGTTGCCAAG AGATCAGTGGCTGAGCTTCCTCTTGTTGGTCTCATAAG CAAATGTCTTGGTTGTGTCTACGTTCATCGGGGGTTAAAATCTTCAGACTTTAAGGGTGTCTCAG GTATTGTTAACGAAAGAATTCTGGAAGCTCATCAAGATAAGTCTGCTCCACATATGATGCTTTTCCCAG AAGGCACAACCACGAACGGAGACTACCTTCTTAAATTCAAAACCGGTGCATTTTTGGCGAAAACACAGGTTCTTCCTGTCATTCTGAGATATCCCTACCAGAGGTTTAGTGCTGCATGGGATTCTATTTCCGGG ATGCGCCACTTAATTCTTCTACTTTGCCAGTTTGTAAATTATATCGAAGTGACCAAGTTGCCAGTTTATCACCCATCAGAACAGGAAAGGAAAGACCCGAAGCTCTATGCTGAACATGTGAGACAGCTAATGGCTCTCAAG GGTAATTTGATTCTTTCAGATGTTGGACTGGCAGAAAAACGAGTTTATCTTACAGCTCTCGATGGTAATCTTAGCATGCGTAATGTTTTGCAGCAGAAAGATGATTGA